Proteins from a single region of Campylobacter sp. RM16704:
- a CDS encoding ATP sulfurylase (sulfate adenylyltransferase) — protein sequence MASVRKNNITISEEEYEVLCFIKEGIFGSFTKLMNEKERDEVLSTGMIHNQKIPYTLTFAPAGMKENEKTLENARIGEKIEFICDDKVIGHIILESKFKNDKNTNDIFRPNACLIDDFGKTCISGEFEIYHNHIKAIKEDFEKIKKRLNPSNITAIVSSFDPFHRAHERILRWAIEQSDLVIIFLIESYENNGLNLKLKKRCFDIFAQNYLPSSRVLLIPLYNIKIFASHLNPILECALAKSFDCNKLFVGQNHAGLGMYFNQNKAFTVLDDFAKDYNIEVTILPEFVFCDECKMIVSTKSCPHGAHHHMKYHGDSLKNLLRLGIIPPAVFIRREISALILSELFPNRFHNKQNIYSNLFPTHGILEYRSDKEFYEQLIKLHQMSYMV from the coding sequence ATGGCATCAGTAAGAAAAAATAACATTACAATATCAGAAGAAGAATACGAGGTTTTATGTTTTATAAAAGAAGGTATTTTTGGATCTTTTACAAAATTAATGAATGAAAAAGAAAGAGATGAAGTTCTATCTACAGGAATGATTCACAATCAAAAAATTCCTTACACTTTAACCTTTGCCCCAGCAGGAATGAAAGAAAATGAAAAAACTTTAGAAAATGCAAGAATTGGCGAAAAAATAGAATTTATATGCGATGATAAAGTTATAGGACATATAATCTTGGAAAGCAAATTTAAAAACGATAAAAATACTAATGATATTTTTAGACCTAATGCTTGTTTGATTGATGATTTTGGAAAAACTTGTATAAGCGGCGAATTTGAAATTTATCACAATCATATTAAAGCTATCAAAGAAGATTTTGAGAAAATCAAAAAAAGACTCAATCCTTCTAATATCACAGCCATTGTTTCAAGTTTTGATCCTTTTCATAGAGCGCATGAAAGAATTTTAAGATGGGCTATAGAACAATCTGATCTAGTGATTATTTTCCTTATAGAATCTTATGAAAATAATGGCTTGAATTTGAAACTTAAAAAGCGTTGTTTTGATATTTTTGCACAAAACTATCTTCCTTCTTCTAGGGTTTTACTTATACCTTTATATAATATAAAAATATTTGCCTCACATTTAAATCCTATACTTGAATGTGCTTTAGCTAAAAGCTTTGATTGTAATAAACTTTTCGTAGGACAAAATCACGCAGGGCTTGGAATGTATTTTAACCAAAACAAAGCATTTACCGTTCTTGATGATTTTGCAAAAGATTATAATATAGAAGTAACCATACTTCCTGAATTTGTATTTTGTGATGAGTGCAAAATGATAGTAAGTACCAAATCATGCCCACATGGAGCTCATCATCATATGAAATACCACGGAGATTCTTTAAAAAATTTACTTAGACTTGGTATCATTCCACCAGCAGTTTTTATAAGAAGAGAAATTTCTGCTTTGATTTTATCAGAGCTTTTTCCAAATCGCTTCCATAACAAACAAAATATCTATAGTAATCTTTTCCCTACGCATGGTATTTTAGAATATAGAAGCGATAAAGAATTTTACGAACAGCTTATAAAGCTCCATCAAATGTCATATATGGTGTAA
- a CDS encoding receiver domain protein, which yields MKVLIVENEFYLAQSMGSKLNSIGYECDIIANINEIVYHDYEIILLSTSVANFEHIIEIFKHKIIILLISYISSDTVLTPLKSGASDYIQKPFMIEELTRKMKHFQEFKKISVLNHTYQSYLKHKFETAKLPIFDYKKIKTPLILKTNNQIFADHFVFNYTNEHNIANIYIDLSHHQNLDKIFKDNSLYYLTNFQTLKSLEKEKLLNLAIKKSVIIHTSANIECDGFKIIDLNTDEKTFESNGILTIDDYVKHIIISYQNVFPDTDLSKKLGISRKSLWEKRKKYGISKKK from the coding sequence ATGAAAGTTTTAATAGTAGAAAATGAATTTTATTTAGCACAAAGTATGGGTTCAAAATTAAATTCTATAGGTTATGAGTGTGACATAATAGCAAATATTAATGAAATAGTTTATCATGATTATGAAATCATCTTACTTTCAACTAGTGTGGCTAATTTTGAGCATATTATAGAAATTTTTAAACATAAAATAATCATTTTGCTTATATCTTATATTAGCTCAGATACGGTTTTAACGCCTTTAAAATCAGGAGCTAGTGATTATATACAAAAACCTTTTATGATAGAAGAACTTACACGCAAAATGAAACATTTTCAAGAATTTAAAAAAATAAGTGTTTTAAATCATACTTACCAATCTTATCTTAAGCATAAATTTGAAACAGCAAAATTGCCTATTTTTGATTATAAAAAAATAAAAACTCCTTTAATTCTAAAAACAAACAATCAAATTTTTGCCGATCATTTTGTATTTAACTATACCAATGAACACAATATTGCAAATATCTACATAGATTTATCACACCATCAAAATTTAGATAAAATTTTTAAAGATAACTCATTATATTATCTAACAAATTTTCAGACATTAAAATCTTTAGAAAAAGAAAAACTATTAAATTTAGCTATTAAAAAATCTGTTATTATACACACAAGTGCAAACATCGAGTGTGATGGATTTAAAATTATAGATTTAAACACCGATGAAAAAACCTTTGAAAGTAATGGAATTTTGACTATTGATGATTATGTTAAACATATTATTATTAGTTATCAAAATGTATTTCCTGACACTGATTTATCAAAAAAATTAGGAATTTCAAGAAAGTCTTTATGGGAAAAAAGGAAAAAATATGGCATCAGTAAGAAAAAATAA
- a CDS encoding bifunctional 2-C-methyl-D-erythritol 4-phosphate cytidylyltransferase/2-C-methyl-D-erythritol 2,4-cyclodiphosphate synthase: MLDISLIMLSAGESSRFNSPVKKQFLRLGDQPLWLYATKNLSSFYPFKQVIVTSSNISYMKKFAPEYHFVKGGTTRAQSLLNALNLVQSEYVLVSDVARVLVSKNLFNNIIENYDKADCITPILKVSDTTIYAQEVIERDKIKLIQTPQLSRTNVLKKALKQNINFTDDSTAIQAIGGKIWYVQGDELAKKITFKEDLKSLNLPKPSWDIFNGNGFDVHEFGEQRALLLGGVKVHENMGLKAHSDGDVLAHALIDALLGAAGLGDIGELFPDNDMQYKNVDSMLLLQNAYTLVQNYGFELVNADITIIAQTPKMKDFKEAIAFNIAKTLKTTPNKINIKATTTEHLGFIGRKEGIGVLASVNLKYFDWTKL, encoded by the coding sequence ATGTTAGATATTTCCTTGATTATGTTATCTGCTGGGGAGTCATCAAGATTTAATTCTCCGGTAAAAAAACAATTTTTAAGACTAGGTGATCAACCTTTATGGCTTTATGCTACTAAAAATTTAAGTTCTTTTTATCCTTTTAAACAAGTAATTGTTACTTCTAGTAATATTTCTTATATGAAAAAATTTGCTCCTGAATATCACTTTGTTAAAGGTGGTACAACTAGAGCACAATCTTTACTTAATGCTTTAAATCTAGTACAGAGTGAATATGTTTTAGTTAGCGATGTAGCAAGAGTTTTGGTTTCTAAAAATCTTTTTAATAACATCATAGAAAATTATGATAAAGCCGATTGTATTACACCTATTTTAAAAGTAAGCGATACGACAATTTATGCTCAAGAAGTCATAGAAAGAGATAAAATCAAACTCATACAAACCCCACAACTTTCTCGTACAAATGTGTTGAAAAAAGCTTTAAAACAAAATATAAATTTTACAGATGATAGTACTGCAATTCAAGCTATAGGTGGTAAGATTTGGTATGTACAAGGTGATGAGCTAGCAAAAAAAATTACCTTTAAAGAGGATTTGAAAAGTTTAAATTTACCAAAACCATCTTGGGATATTTTTAATGGAAATGGCTTTGATGTACATGAATTTGGAGAACAAAGAGCTTTGCTTTTAGGCGGGGTAAAAGTGCATGAAAATATGGGTTTAAAAGCTCATTCTGATGGGGATGTATTAGCTCATGCGCTAATTGATGCGCTTTTGGGTGCAGCAGGGCTTGGAGATATAGGAGAACTTTTTCCAGATAATGATATGCAGTATAAAAATGTTGATTCTATGCTTTTATTGCAAAATGCTTATACTTTAGTGCAAAATTATGGCTTTGAACTTGTAAATGCTGATATTACCATCATTGCACAAACTCCTAAAATGAAAGATTTTAAAGAAGCCATTGCTTTTAATATCGCTAAAACACTGAAAACTACACCAAATAAAATCAACATTAAAGCTACTACTACAGAGCATTTAGGTTTTATAGGCCGTAAAGAAGGGATTGGTGTTTTAGCAAGTGTAAATTTAAAATATTTTGATTGGACGAAATTATGA
- a CDS encoding Mrp/NBP35 family ATP-binding protein: MKEKIEERLKQVIYPGFKKDIVSFGFVKNIDTNENKAHIIVEIVSANTQIAQELRANIVNVLKDLNLELNLEIIQPKIPEEKSNSRSGKNIAPQIKNFLMISSGKGGVGKSTTTLNLAISLAKMGKRVGLLDADIYGPNIPRMLGESKSKPEIVGQKIRPILSHGVYMMSMGVLIEEGKGLMWRGSMIMKAIEQLLADVLWPELDVLLLDMPPGTGDAQITLAQSVPVSAGVCVSTPQVVSLDDSKRALDMFEKLHIPVAGIIENMSGFLCPDNGKEYDIFGKGTTEEMAKAYNCEVLAQIPIEMSVREGGDSGKPVSFYMPESVSSKRYLQASEKIWEFIEKVNQEGKVDNSAIQPIMNGKSACSQ; encoded by the coding sequence TTGAAGGAAAAAATAGAAGAAAGGCTAAAACAAGTTATATACCCTGGATTTAAAAAAGATATAGTTAGTTTTGGCTTTGTTAAAAATATTGATACAAATGAAAATAAAGCCCATATTATAGTAGAAATTGTTTCAGCTAATACTCAAATTGCACAAGAGCTTAGAGCGAATATTGTAAATGTTTTAAAAGATTTAAATTTAGAACTTAATTTAGAAATCATTCAACCAAAAATTCCTGAAGAAAAAAGTAATTCAAGAAGTGGTAAAAATATTGCTCCACAAATTAAAAATTTTCTTATGATTTCAAGTGGAAAAGGCGGAGTAGGCAAAAGTACTACGACTTTAAATTTAGCAATTTCTTTAGCTAAAATGGGCAAAAGAGTAGGGCTTTTGGACGCAGATATTTATGGACCAAATATACCAAGAATGTTGGGTGAAAGCAAGAGTAAGCCAGAAATTGTAGGACAAAAAATTCGTCCTATTTTATCTCATGGTGTTTATATGATGAGTATGGGTGTGCTAATAGAAGAGGGTAAAGGTTTAATGTGGCGTGGTTCTATGATTATGAAAGCAATTGAACAACTTTTAGCTGATGTACTTTGGCCTGAACTTGATGTATTATTACTTGATATGCCTCCTGGAACAGGTGATGCACAAATTACTTTAGCTCAAAGCGTTCCAGTGAGTGCAGGTGTGTGCGTAAGTACTCCTCAAGTAGTGTCTTTAGATGATAGTAAAAGAGCGCTTGATATGTTTGAAAAATTACACATTCCTGTTGCGGGTATTATAGAAAATATGAGTGGCTTTTTATGTCCTGATAATGGTAAAGAGTATGATATCTTTGGAAAGGGTACGACTGAAGAAATGGCAAAAGCTTATAATTGTGAAGTTTTAGCTCAAATTCCTATCGAAATGAGTGTAAGAGAAGGTGGAGATAGCGGTAAGCCTGTAAGTTTTTATATGCCTGAAAGTGTTAGTTCAAAGAGGTATTTACAAGCTAGTGAAAAAATTTGGGAATTTATAGAAAAAGTAAACCAAGAGGGTAAAGTAGATAATTCAGCTATTCAGCCAATAATGAATGGTAAAAGTGCATGTTCGCAATAA
- a CDS encoding 2,3,4,5-tetrahydropyridine-2-carboxylate N-succinyltransferase — translation MAIENKEEFLNLIKQIEQRINYKKPKAFAIARLDLSQVDPSKKLQANFGVINFEQNYAAAAVMFEAFFRRGVDIDFNESEFVATLIKEDLDFALECFAPFLQEQGHKNIEVIKAAKENFRENTFSFVCIFEDEAPKSLESVYLKLYLLSNKKVPLRSLNLTGAFGILPNVAWSDNKPIDLDFLRENEIDLKMSGRYPRIDYVDKFPRFLAHVIPEDNTRILESSKVRMGAVLAAGTTIMPGAAYVNFNAGTTGACMVEGRISSSAVVGEGSDVGGGASILGVLSGTSGNAISIGKACLLGANSVTGIPLGDNCIVDAGIAVLEGTKFALKNKEELQKINPDFNFDKDIYKGLELAGLNGLHFRQDSQSGAMIAAFNKKAVKLNEDLH, via the coding sequence ATGGCAATAGAAAATAAAGAAGAATTTTTAAATTTAATCAAACAAATCGAACAAAGGATTAATTATAAAAAGCCTAAAGCTTTTGCTATAGCAAGACTTGATTTAAGTCAAGTTGATCCTAGTAAAAAACTTCAAGCTAATTTTGGCGTGATTAATTTTGAGCAAAACTATGCCGCTGCTGCAGTGATGTTTGAAGCATTTTTCAGAAGAGGGGTTGATATTGATTTTAACGAAAGTGAATTTGTGGCTACTTTGATCAAAGAAGATTTAGATTTTGCACTTGAATGCTTTGCGCCGTTTTTGCAAGAACAAGGCCATAAAAATATAGAAGTCATAAAAGCAGCAAAAGAAAATTTTAGAGAAAATACTTTTTCTTTTGTGTGTATTTTTGAAGATGAAGCACCAAAAAGTTTAGAAAGTGTATATTTAAAACTTTATTTACTTTCGAATAAAAAAGTTCCTCTAAGAAGTTTAAATTTAACAGGCGCTTTTGGGATTTTACCAAATGTTGCATGGAGTGATAATAAGCCTATTGATTTAGACTTTTTAAGAGAAAATGAAATTGATTTAAAAATGAGTGGAAGATATCCAAGGATTGATTATGTGGATAAATTTCCAAGATTTCTAGCTCATGTAATTCCTGAAGATAATACTAGAATTTTAGAAAGTTCTAAAGTAAGAATGGGTGCGGTCTTGGCTGCAGGTACTACTATAATGCCAGGTGCTGCTTATGTGAATTTTAATGCAGGAACAACTGGTGCTTGTATGGTGGAAGGTCGTATTAGCTCTTCAGCTGTGGTAGGTGAGGGAAGTGATGTAGGAGGCGGTGCTTCTATACTCGGTGTTTTAAGTGGTACCAGTGGTAATGCTATTAGTATCGGCAAAGCTTGTCTTTTGGGTGCAAATTCAGTTACGGGAATTCCTTTAGGGGATAATTGTATTGTTGATGCAGGTATTGCTGTTTTAGAAGGGACTAAATTCGCTTTAAAAAATAAAGAAGAACTCCAAAAAATCAATCCTGACTTTAACTTTGATAAAGACATATATAAAGGTTTAGAATTAGCAGGATTAAATGGTTTGCATTTTAGACAAGATTCTCAAAGTGGAGCAATGATAGCAGCTTTTAATAAAAAGGCTGTAAAACTTAATGAAGATTTACATTAA
- a CDS encoding Mbeg1-like protein — protein MFFDLQSFIALSQKTNLNSQEKLLLFKFQIHFKKNINLLQKLYDYSLVAYCANVCLNQSLQKEGFQKRKAIIKALTNPFYKKEKIPVGGLNNAFLALKFVKNYEILEHINETHPQSKMGFRANFIYDKTRKNYILAFAGSDLNPLCFDFKDFYSDFLILLNKTPKGQIQSMQYFYNQLKQKYTIDKNLIIIGHSLGGYLAQTFTRIFPSTAKEVYAFQAPGLKQNFQNHSYINFHINTTHNLNFKTYKWWNFNFVQKLYKKDSKEILLHIGSIKHHPSVCIYKLHELFKILNP, from the coding sequence ATGTTTTTTGACTTGCAAAGCTTTATTGCTTTAAGTCAAAAAACAAATTTAAATTCCCAAGAAAAGCTACTCTTATTTAAATTTCAAATTCATTTCAAAAAAAATATCAATTTATTGCAAAAATTATATGATTATAGTTTAGTAGCTTATTGTGCCAATGTATGCTTAAACCAAAGCTTACAAAAAGAAGGTTTTCAAAAACGCAAAGCCATTATAAAAGCCTTAACCAATCCTTTTTATAAAAAAGAAAAAATCCCTGTAGGTGGTTTAAACAATGCATTTTTAGCTTTAAAATTTGTAAAAAATTATGAAATACTTGAACACATCAATGAAACACACCCTCAATCTAAAATGGGTTTTAGAGCTAATTTTATTTATGATAAAACACGAAAAAACTATATTTTAGCCTTTGCAGGGAGTGACTTAAATCCTTTGTGTTTTGATTTTAAAGATTTTTATAGTGATTTTTTGATTTTACTTAACAAAACCCCTAAAGGTCAAATTCAATCCATGCAGTATTTTTACAATCAACTCAAACAAAAATACACCATTGATAAAAATCTCATCATCATAGGACATTCTTTAGGAGGATATTTAGCTCAAACTTTTACAAGAATCTTTCCTAGCACAGCAAAAGAAGTTTATGCCTTTCAAGCACCTGGCTTAAAACAAAATTTTCAAAACCATTCTTATATAAATTTTCATATAAATACTACCCATAATTTAAATTTCAAAACTTACAAATGGTGGAATTTTAATTTTGTGCAAAAGCTTTATAAAAAAGATAGCAAAGAGATTTTACTACATATAGGAAGCATTAAACATCACCCTAGCGTGTGTATTTATAAACTACACGAATTATTTAAAATTCTTAACCCATAA
- a CDS encoding Dps family protein, whose product MSVTKQLLQLQADAHSLWIKFHNYHWNVKGLQFFSIHEYTEKAYEEMAELFDDCAERALQLGEKAIVCPKTLLENAKAPKAQKDCFTPIEVLELIREDYKYLLAEFKKLNEEAEKASDTTTAAFAQENIAKYEKVLWMLSSTIQNTCSM is encoded by the coding sequence ATGTCAGTAACAAAACAATTATTACAATTACAAGCGGATGCTCATAGCTTATGGATTAAATTTCACAATTATCACTGGAATGTAAAAGGTTTGCAATTTTTTTCAATTCATGAATATACAGAAAAAGCTTATGAAGAAATGGCTGAACTTTTTGATGATTGTGCTGAAAGGGCTTTGCAACTTGGAGAAAAAGCTATTGTTTGTCCAAAAACATTACTAGAAAATGCAAAAGCACCTAAGGCTCAAAAAGATTGCTTTACCCCAATAGAAGTTTTAGAGCTTATTAGAGAAGATTATAAATACCTTTTAGCTGAATTTAAAAAACTAAATGAAGAAGCTGAAAAAGCAAGTGATACTACAACTGCAGCTTTTGCTCAAGAAAATATCGCAAAATATGAAAAAGTTCTTTGGATGCTTAGTTCAACTATCCAAAACACTTGCTCTATGTAA
- a CDS encoding glucose-6-phosphate isomerase, producing the protein MLNNTLFFKTQDFKKITAYANRMNDELKSGDIGYYHLVDTSFDLIKESKEFITTKTHIENIVLVGMGGSSCGVKALKELLFDQVEEKKLFIIDNTSSHNFTQAMQKINPQRTLFIIASKSGTTIEVISLFKLIVAHFNFKNENLHENFVFITDFESKLHKLGEELNIKCFFIPKNVGGRFSVLSAIGIVPLSFCGYNTKALLEGAKACYVDFFEKKCDQILQKAYHYCTHKSAHINVLFSYGDAFKGFNEWYIQLIAESLGKKQGFKRIGLTPVALIGARDQHSFLQLIMDGPKDKTVTFLKIKDSQKSPSIPNISFNHLQNCDFTNEVNLHDLLNAQCDATMHALIAENLSVDVIELEKLDAYHCGYLMYYYELFTSACGIMLGINTYDQPGVEVGKLILKNMLSK; encoded by the coding sequence ATGCTAAATAACACTTTATTTTTTAAAACCCAAGATTTTAAAAAAATCACCGCTTATGCAAATAGAATGAATGATGAGTTAAAAAGTGGTGATATAGGGTATTATCACTTAGTGGATACAAGCTTTGATTTGATTAAAGAAAGTAAAGAATTCATCACAACTAAAACTCATATAGAAAATATTGTTTTAGTAGGTATGGGTGGATCAAGTTGTGGGGTTAAAGCTTTAAAAGAGCTTTTATTTGACCAAGTAGAAGAAAAAAAACTTTTCATTATAGATAACACCTCTTCGCATAATTTTACCCAAGCTATGCAAAAAATAAACCCACAAAGAACACTTTTCATTATAGCAAGTAAATCAGGCACAACTATAGAGGTAATTTCTTTATTTAAACTCATCGTTGCTCATTTTAATTTTAAAAATGAAAATTTACACGAAAACTTTGTGTTTATTACCGATTTTGAGTCAAAACTTCACAAACTAGGCGAAGAATTAAATATAAAATGCTTTTTTATACCTAAAAATGTTGGGGGTAGATTTAGTGTTTTATCTGCTATTGGAATTGTTCCTTTGAGTTTTTGTGGTTATAATACTAAAGCCTTATTAGAAGGTGCAAAAGCTTGTTATGTGGATTTTTTTGAAAAAAAATGTGATCAAATTTTGCAAAAAGCTTATCATTATTGCACACATAAAAGTGCGCATATTAATGTACTTTTTTCTTATGGAGATGCTTTTAAAGGTTTTAATGAATGGTATATTCAACTAATTGCTGAAAGCCTAGGTAAAAAACAAGGCTTTAAACGCATAGGTTTAACTCCTGTTGCTTTAATTGGCGCTAGAGATCAGCATAGCTTTTTGCAACTTATCATGGATGGACCCAAAGATAAAACCGTTACTTTTTTAAAAATCAAAGATAGTCAAAAATCCCCTAGTATCCCAAATATAAGCTTTAATCATTTGCAAAATTGTGATTTTACTAATGAAGTCAATTTACACGATCTTTTAAATGCTCAATGTGATGCAACCATGCATGCTTTGATTGCTGAAAATTTAAGTGTTGATGTCATAGAACTTGAAAAATTAGATGCTTATCATTGCGGATATTTGATGTATTATTATGAATTATTTACCTCAGCTTGTGGAATTATGCTTGGGATTAATACTTATGATCAACCTGGTGTGGAAGTGGGGAAATTAATACTCAAAAATATGTTAAGTAAATAA
- the galU gene encoding UTP--glucose-1-phosphate uridylyltransferase GalU, with the protein MLQTCIFPAAGYGTRFLPATKTLPKEMLPILTKPLIHYGVDEALEAGMETMGFVTGRGKRALEDYFDISYELEHQIAGTKKEYLLSEIRTLIDRCTFTFTRQNEMKGLGDAVLKAKPLVQDEAFGVILADDLCVNEDGVNVLAQMVKIYEKYRCSIIAVMEVEADQVSNYGVIAGNAVEEDLIMVNSMVEKPDPKDAPSNLAIIGRYILTPDIFGILENTKAGKNGEIQLTDALLSQATNNMVLAYKFKGQRFDCGSVEGFVEATNYFYEKSKKC; encoded by the coding sequence ATGCTTCAAACTTGTATTTTTCCGGCAGCAGGTTATGGGACTAGATTTTTACCCGCTACAAAAACCCTACCTAAAGAAATGCTACCCATACTAACCAAACCTTTAATTCACTATGGGGTAGATGAGGCTTTAGAAGCTGGTATGGAAACTATGGGCTTTGTTACAGGGCGTGGAAAAAGAGCTTTAGAGGATTATTTTGATATTTCTTATGAGCTTGAACATCAAATCGCAGGCACTAAAAAAGAATACCTTTTAAGCGAAATAAGAACACTTATAGATCGCTGCACTTTTACTTTTACAAGACAAAATGAAATGAAAGGCTTAGGAGATGCGGTTTTAAAAGCAAAGCCTTTGGTGCAAGATGAAGCTTTTGGAGTGATTTTAGCAGATGATTTATGTGTGAATGAAGATGGGGTAAATGTCTTAGCTCAAATGGTAAAAATTTACGAAAAATACCGCTGCTCTATTATAGCTGTGATGGAAGTTGAAGCTGATCAAGTTTCAAATTACGGAGTGATTGCAGGAAATGCCGTGGAAGAAGATTTAATCATGGTAAATTCTATGGTAGAAAAACCTGATCCAAAAGATGCTCCAAGTAATTTAGCCATCATAGGAAGATACATTCTAACACCTGATATTTTTGGTATTTTAGAAAATACTAAAGCAGGTAAAAATGGAGAAATTCAACTAACCGATGCACTACTTTCACAAGCAACCAATAATATGGTTTTAGCTTATAAATTTAAAGGACAAAGATTTGATTGTGGAAGCGTAGAAGGCTTTGTCGAGGCAACTAATTATTTTTATGAGAAAAGCAAAAAATGCTAA
- a CDS encoding IMPACT family protein, with the protein MKTIDQIYQAKIEIKKSTFLSFLCPFEDFQILMQRLRNEHLKAVHFVYAYRYLNEFNQIIEDKSDDGEPKGTSAMPCLNVLRGALLVNCAVIVVRYFGGIKLGTGGLVRAYSEATNEAILNATLLEFEAKNILNLNIPFYLYARFEHFLNKNNISYEKKFQENVELILSVNAKEEEEFKKFAKEFEFSGLVWK; encoded by the coding sequence ATGAAAACCATTGATCAAATTTATCAAGCAAAAATAGAAATCAAAAAATCAACTTTTTTATCTTTTTTATGTCCTTTTGAAGATTTTCAAATTTTAATGCAAAGACTAAGAAATGAACATTTAAAAGCTGTGCATTTTGTATATGCTTATAGGTATTTAAATGAATTTAATCAAATCATAGAAGATAAAAGTGATGATGGTGAGCCAAAAGGAACCTCTGCAATGCCTTGTTTGAATGTCTTAAGAGGAGCTTTGCTTGTTAATTGTGCGGTGATTGTGGTGCGTTATTTTGGAGGGATTAAACTTGGTACAGGTGGTCTTGTAAGAGCTTATAGCGAAGCCACAAATGAAGCTATTTTAAATGCAACGCTTTTAGAATTTGAAGCAAAAAATATTTTAAATTTAAACATTCCTTTTTATCTTTATGCAAGATTTGAGCATTTTTTAAATAAAAATAACATTTCATATGAAAAAAAATTTCAAGAAAATGTTGAATTGATTTTAAGCGTTAATGCTAAAGAAGAAGAGGAATTTAAAAAATTTGCAAAAGAGTTTGAATTTAGCGGACTTGTTTGGAAGTAA